The nucleotide sequence GGCAGGAACCCGTCGCGTCGATCTCGATAACCAGACAGTGAGGACAATTCATAAGCCGCTCCCGCGCGCCCCGGAAAAGTGGGTCCCTCGCCGGCCGGAGGCTCGGCGCTCTCGGGCAGAATCGGGGTGATTATAGCACAGCGGGATCCTGTCGCCCCCCCCGCCCTTTTGCTATAATTGAAGGCGGGGAGGCCGCAGCCTTGATGACGTTGAGAAGGCGGTCGCTGGTGATGGTGGGGTTCCTGGCCTTCGCGGCGGCCGCCTACGGGATAGCCAGGCGTTCGGCTCCCGCCATGGTTCGTCACGTGGTGGAGCAGTCCCTGATCCAGAAAGCGCCCGCCGACGTCGGTGAAGAGTCGATCCGGCGGAGGCTCGACGAGCTCCTCCGGGCGGCTCCAAACGAGGAGGCACGCATGCGAACCCTGCTCCGCATTTCACAGGATCTGGAGAAGGTACAGGAATTGACCCGTGACGAGTGGGCCCGGCTGTGGCCGCAGCCCGAGTCCGGAGATCCCCCGGGAATTCGTCATTGAGGAACTTTTTCCCTCCGGAAGGCGTCTGATAGATAAGGACATGAAATGAGCCGAAGAGCATTCATGAACGGGGTGATGTATCCGGAAGAGCTCGTGCTGTCCGAGAACGCCGGCGGCGTCGCGCACGGGGCCGTCCTGGACCAGGCCGGGTCGGAAGCCGATCTCGGCTTCGACCAGATATTCGAGCGTTACCGGTCGATGGTCTACGGTCTCGCCGTGAACATCCTGGGTGACCGGGAGGAAGCGCTGGACGTGTCCCAGGAGGTTTTCCTCACGGTGTACCGCAAACTGGACACCTTCAGGGGGGAATCCTCCCTGAAGACCTGGATTTACCGCATCGCCGCCCGCCGGGCGGCCAACCGGTTCCGCTGGTGGAACCGGTTGAGGCGCAGGGGCACGGTTTCGCTGGAGGAGCACCTGGTCCAAAACCCCAACGACGAGCTCTTCTACAATCTGCGGGCCCAGGGCCGAACGCCCGAGGAGGCCCTGGCCTTCGAGGAGGAACATGCCGAGGTCGAGCGCCTGCTCCGGGACCTCCCCCTGCCGCAGAGGATGGCCGTGGTGATGCGCGACATCGAGGGGTTGTCGTACGAAGAGATCGCCGAAACGCTCGAGGTGTCGCTCGGCACGGTGAAATCCAGGATCGCACGGGGGAGAGAGGGGCTCAAGCGCCGGTTCAACGGAGCCGGGAGATAACCAGAGGCTGTCATGGAATGCAGGAAAGTAGTACCTTTGCTGTCGGAATTTCTGGATGAAACACTCGACGCGGGCGACGCCGTGGAAATCTCCAAGCACCTCGGCGGGTGCATGGGGTGCCGGAAGGAGTACGACGCGCTCGCGGCGGTGCGCGCCCGGCTCCGCTTGGCGGGGAGGATCCCGGAACCCGATTACCTGGGGGACCTGGTGCGGCTCCGGATCGCCGACGCGCGCAGAAACCGCTGGAGCGTCCAACTGCGGGAGGCCGTGGAGTTGCGCTGGTCCAGGATCCGCACGACGGGGAGGCTCTGGTATCTGAGCCGCGCCGCGGGCACGCTGATGACGGCCGTACTCTTCGCCCTGATCCCCTTTTCGATCGACCCGCCGGGGGTCCAGGCCGACGACCCCCTCCCCGTGCGGATCATGTTCACACCCCGGGAGCGGAGCCAGATGGCCGCGTCCTTCCAGGTCAAGATGGGAATGGCCCCCGGCGGCGCGCGTGAGGAAATCATCCGGCCGAAAAGGCCGGCCACCCGGCCCGCGATCAACGACCAGGTCCTGTCCGATTTCGGGGAACGCATCTCCCAGGACGGGGAGGATTACGTCTTTTCGGTGCTGACGACGGTCGACCGCACCGGGCAGGCCGAGGCGGAAATGGTGG is from Acidobacteriota bacterium and encodes:
- a CDS encoding sigma-70 family RNA polymerase sigma factor; the protein is MSRRAFMNGVMYPEELVLSENAGGVAHGAVLDQAGSEADLGFDQIFERYRSMVYGLAVNILGDREEALDVSQEVFLTVYRKLDTFRGESSLKTWIYRIAARRAANRFRWWNRLRRRGTVSLEEHLVQNPNDELFYNLRAQGRTPEEALAFEEEHAEVERLLRDLPLPQRMAVVMRDIEGLSYEEIAETLEVSLGTVKSRIARGREGLKRRFNGAGR